From the genome of Papilio machaon chromosome 9, ilPapMach1.1, whole genome shotgun sequence, one region includes:
- the LOC106712858 gene encoding uncharacterized protein LOC106712858 isoform X1 produces MDLLIIYMPVFHNKAAMWSRKQSVCSALSGVSKGDEPLTAGIRVYPFAVALRVRVLQIVCGIGGLVVGAVGWLEEKQKPALGLGVPAGAITVVAATTSVYFSRGFGGWNTARSRTSRSWGGPWRVLGPAPCAAVPLTALWTVAIAAHIAMLAICIRTLMNLGCNSTTCVGVAVAQLVVSISTLAATVYMLQLDLRFDPAVTPPRPSDAHTAVSMVPLTSVAVNSGNSGDGEAGSPFGKDKNSQSPQIDPT; encoded by the exons ATGGACTTATTGATAATTTACATGCCTg TGTTTCACAACAAAGCAGCGATGTGGTCGCGCAAGCAGTCAGTCTGCAGTGCTCTTAGCGGCGTCTCCAAAGGTGACGAGCCTCTGACGGCTGGTATCCGAGTCTACCCATTTGCTGTTGCCTTAAGAGTTAGAGTATTGCAG ATCGTCTGTGGCATTGGTGGTCTGGTGGTAGGTGCAGTTGGATGGTtggaagaaaaacaaaaaccagCACTAGGATTAGGAGTACCTGCAGGAGCCATAACAGTTGTAGCAGCAA CAACTTCAGTATACTTCAGTCGTGGTTTCGGAGGTTGGAACACAGCGAGATCGCGGACATCGAGGTCTTGGGGTGGGCCGTGGCGGGTGCTGGGGCCAGCTCCGTGCGCCGCTGTGCCTCTCACCGCATTGTGGACAGTCGCTATAGCCGCGCATATAGCAATGCTAGCAATTTGTATAAGAACGCTGATGAATTTAGG CTGCAACAGCACAACATGTGTGGGCGTTGCGGTGGCGCAGCTCGTAGTGTCAATCAGCACGTTGGCTGCGACTGTGTATATGCTGCAATTGGACCTCAGGTTCGATCCCGCCGTCACTCCGCCAAGACCTTCCGATGCACATACTGCCGTTTCTATG gtACCATTGACATCAGTAGCAGTAAACAGCGGTAACAGTGGGGATGGTGAAGCTGGGAGTCCGTTCGGGAAGGACAAGAACTCACAATCGCCACAAATAGATCCCACTTGA
- the LOC106712858 gene encoding uncharacterized protein LOC106712858 isoform X2 codes for MDLLIIYMPVFHNKAAMWSRKQSVCSALSGVSKGDEPLTAGIRVYPFAVALRVRVLQIVCGIGGLVVGAVGWLEEKQKPALGLGVPAGAITVVAAIYFSRGFGGWNTARSRTSRSWGGPWRVLGPAPCAAVPLTALWTVAIAAHIAMLAICIRTLMNLGCNSTTCVGVAVAQLVVSISTLAATVYMLQLDLRFDPAVTPPRPSDAHTAVSMVPLTSVAVNSGNSGDGEAGSPFGKDKNSQSPQIDPT; via the exons ATGGACTTATTGATAATTTACATGCCTg TGTTTCACAACAAAGCAGCGATGTGGTCGCGCAAGCAGTCAGTCTGCAGTGCTCTTAGCGGCGTCTCCAAAGGTGACGAGCCTCTGACGGCTGGTATCCGAGTCTACCCATTTGCTGTTGCCTTAAGAGTTAGAGTATTGCAG ATCGTCTGTGGCATTGGTGGTCTGGTGGTAGGTGCAGTTGGATGGTtggaagaaaaacaaaaaccagCACTAGGATTAGGAGTACCTGCAGGAGCCATAACAGTTGTAGCAGCAA TATACTTCAGTCGTGGTTTCGGAGGTTGGAACACAGCGAGATCGCGGACATCGAGGTCTTGGGGTGGGCCGTGGCGGGTGCTGGGGCCAGCTCCGTGCGCCGCTGTGCCTCTCACCGCATTGTGGACAGTCGCTATAGCCGCGCATATAGCAATGCTAGCAATTTGTATAAGAACGCTGATGAATTTAGG CTGCAACAGCACAACATGTGTGGGCGTTGCGGTGGCGCAGCTCGTAGTGTCAATCAGCACGTTGGCTGCGACTGTGTATATGCTGCAATTGGACCTCAGGTTCGATCCCGCCGTCACTCCGCCAAGACCTTCCGATGCACATACTGCCGTTTCTATG gtACCATTGACATCAGTAGCAGTAAACAGCGGTAACAGTGGGGATGGTGAAGCTGGGAGTCCGTTCGGGAAGGACAAGAACTCACAATCGCCACAAATAGATCCCACTTGA
- the LOC106712860 gene encoding probable sodium/potassium-transporting ATPase subunit beta-3, whose protein sequence is MEPKNEIKKIAKSKPTPQSLSKDRTIPSTSRDAGRVIVLKDDHRSVIPWYRRLWKYFYNNEKGTICERTRKSWLYITGYSIIYLLFLCTYMMIFLYATLSIIKMHGDYQVIDKTSLLTYSDHGIGLSATPTGLSNTPLIWYKENDEKSYQKYVKAIDELLSDDIRKRVNRTELGPCGHPPYGYGEKPCIIIRVNKHIGWSVNPIHINSTYYKDVPTHIKKLLENKQKKLFLTCDGFHSYDKEHIGKIEYFPDPPGIDASVFPLDIQGSSPLLAVQISDFTLGMSIAVECKMWYDGPTSSLHFLLYVTPKNVSV, encoded by the coding sequence ATGGAACCtaaaaacgaaattaaaaaaattgctaaaTCAAAACCAACACCGCAGTCTTTGAGTAAAGATCGAACGATACCATCCACATCTAGAGACGCAGGTCGAGTGATTGTGCTAAAAGATGACCACAGATCTGTCATACCATGGTACCGAAGACtttggaaatatttttacaacaacGAAAAAGGTACAATATGCGAAAGAACACGGAAAAGTTGGTTATACATAACTGGATATTcaatcatatatttattattccttTGCACGTACATGATGATATTTCTGTACGCTACattatcaattataaaaatgcatgGAGATTATCAAGTTATTGATAAGACTTCACTCCTAACATACTCCGATCATGGCATAGGATTATCTGCTACGCCAACTGGACTCAGCAATACACCTTTGATCTGGTACAAAGAGAACGATGAGAAGAGTTACCAGAAATACGTAAAAGCAATAGATGAGTTATTATCAGATGATATCAGAAAAAGAGTTAATAGGACCGAGTTAGGTCCATGTGGACATCCTCCGTATGGATATGGCGAGAAACCTTGCATTATTATCAGAGTTAATAAGCACATAGGTTGGTCTGTCAAtcctatacatataaattcaACTTATTATAAAGATGTTCCAACACACATAAAGAAATTgctagaaaataaacaaaagaagttGTTTTTGACGTGTGATGGGTTTCATTCTTATGACAAGGAGCATATTGGTAAAATAGAGTACTTCCCTGATCCTCCGGGAATAGATGCGAGTGTATTCCCTTTAGATATACAAGGAAGTTCGCCATTATTGGCTGTACAGATATCTGACTTCACATTGGGCATGTCAATAGCTGTTGAATGTAAGATGTGGTACGATGGACCTACATCATCATTACATTTCCTACTCTACGTCACACCTAAGAACGTATCAGTGTAA